A single genomic interval of Parvularcula marina harbors:
- a CDS encoding helix-turn-helix domain-containing protein encodes MDIHVGSRVRLRRMMKGMSQDKLGEELGLTFQQVQKYEKGVNRIGASRLYDISRILEVPVQFFYDDFGASANGNMIGFAEDKQPEYEGEKGDFFATLATPEGMQLSRAFSRINDPQVRRRVLELVKALAEEEER; translated from the coding sequence TGATGAAAGGGATGAGTCAGGATAAACTCGGTGAAGAACTCGGTCTCACCTTTCAGCAGGTCCAGAAATACGAAAAGGGTGTGAACCGTATCGGCGCCAGCCGCCTCTACGATATCTCCCGCATCCTCGAAGTCCCCGTTCAGTTTTTCTACGATGACTTCGGCGCCTCCGCGAACGGCAACATGATCGGCTTCGCCGAAGACAAGCAGCCGGAATATGAAGGCGAGAAGGGCGATTTCTTTGCGACGCTCGCAACGCCGGAAGGCATGCAGCTTTCTCGTGCTTTCTCCCGGATCAATGATCCCCAGGTTCGCCGCCGGGTTCTCGAGCTCGTCAAAGCCCTAGCTGAAGAAGAAGAGCGCTGA
- the metK gene encoding methionine adenosyltransferase — protein sequence MPSDTYLFTSESVSEGHPDKVSDQISDGIVDLYLGRDPEARVAVETLTTTNRVVLAGETRCAADVSADEMIETARRVIKKIGYEQEGFHWEKAAIDCYVHEQSTEIAQGVDSGEDKEEGAGDQGLMFGFACDETPELMPAPIAFSHRIVKALADARHSGRRPEFQPDAKSQVTLRYENGRPVTATSVVVSTQHQDGLSQDDIRQLVRPFVLECLPDADWMCAEEDFYVNPTGKFVIGGPDGDAGLTGRKIIVDTYGGAAPHGGGAFSGKDPTKVDRSAAYACRYLAKNVVAAGLARKCLIQVSYAIGIAKPLSVYVDLTDGEVDPSKLEKVLSEVMDLRPKGIRTHLGLNKPIYERSAAYGHFGREPDADGGFSWEKTDLVDELKRAFS from the coding sequence ATGCCCTCTGATACTTATCTCTTCACGTCTGAATCCGTTTCCGAAGGTCACCCGGACAAGGTCTCCGATCAGATTTCTGACGGCATTGTTGACCTTTATCTGGGCCGTGACCCCGAAGCCCGCGTTGCGGTCGAAACGCTGACGACGACGAACCGCGTCGTGCTTGCCGGCGAAACGCGCTGCGCAGCCGACGTCTCTGCGGATGAGATGATCGAGACCGCGCGCCGGGTGATCAAAAAGATCGGCTATGAGCAGGAAGGCTTTCATTGGGAGAAGGCCGCGATTGACTGCTACGTCCACGAACAGTCGACCGAGATCGCGCAAGGCGTTGATTCGGGCGAAGACAAGGAAGAAGGCGCGGGCGATCAGGGCCTGATGTTCGGCTTTGCCTGCGATGAGACCCCTGAGCTGATGCCGGCGCCGATCGCCTTCAGCCACCGGATCGTCAAGGCGCTGGCCGATGCGCGCCATTCTGGCCGCCGCCCGGAATTCCAGCCCGATGCCAAAAGCCAGGTCACCTTACGCTATGAAAACGGCCGCCCGGTCACCGCGACCTCCGTCGTGGTCTCGACCCAGCATCAGGATGGTCTGAGCCAGGACGATATCCGTCAGCTCGTCCGACCCTTCGTTCTTGAATGCCTGCCCGATGCGGACTGGATGTGTGCGGAGGAAGATTTCTACGTCAATCCGACCGGCAAGTTTGTCATTGGTGGCCCGGATGGCGATGCGGGCCTGACCGGCCGCAAGATCATTGTTGATACCTATGGCGGGGCCGCGCCGCATGGTGGCGGCGCCTTCTCTGGCAAGGATCCGACCAAGGTTGACCGCTCGGCAGCCTATGCCTGCCGCTATCTTGCCAAAAATGTCGTAGCCGCGGGGCTCGCCCGCAAATGCCTGATCCAGGTTTCCTATGCCATTGGCATCGCCAAGCCGCTGTCGGTTTATGTCGATCTGACCGATGGCGAAGTTGATCCTTCCAAGCTGGAAAAAGTACTCAGTGAAGTGATGGATCTGCGCCCCAAAGGCATCCGCACCCATCTGGGGCTGAACAAGCCTATCTATGAGCGCTCCGCCGCTTATGGTCATTTTGGCCGCGAGCCCGACGCCGATGGCGGTTTCTCCTGGGAGAAGACCGATCTCGTCG